GTAAAATATTTTAATCAATTATAATTATATTATGTAAACTTGATTCGGTTTTACTAGTAGATTTGTTAGGAGAGAATGAAATGCTGTTAAAAACAATATTTTGTCAAGTCGAAAAAGAGAAAATGAGTTTGTTTTCAAAAGCGCAAGAAAGATGGAGGGATTTGCGAAATGTGAATGGATTTCTTGGTCAATGTGGGGGATGGGATCAAGAAGAAGCTTGTATATTTACTCTTTGGGAGAATATGAGTACATATCAAACCTTTATGGATGAAATACACGATTCCATTTTTAACAATAGCAATCAACAGGAAACGTACATAACTTGTGATATTGAACTATATGAAACTTTATTTCATATAAAGGCTTCATCAATCACGAAGGCAATTGCAAAAGGTACGTTTATTAGAACTGCAATTTGTGATGTGAAACGTGGAAAGGAAGAACAGTTTTTACATGTACAACGAACGATTTGGAATGAAGGGATGAGAGAAACAGCAGGGATGTTAGGCGGTGTTGTAGGAAGATCATTGAAAAATGCAAATCGCTATATTGTACTTTCTTTTTGGAAAGATGAAAAATCACATCGCTTTTACATGAATGAAATTTTTCCAACGTTATATGAACAGGCAAATGTATCATTAGATGTAGAACATGTACAAGGGAAAAAAGTTGAATATATAAAAGAATGGCTTATTAGTTCATAATAAAAGTGCAGAGTCAGGAATAAAAAAATAATTTTTTTATTTTAAAATACTTGCAAAAAAATTTTGAATAAGATATAGTTAATAGCAATTAATGGATATGAATCTAAAAGCAAAGAAAAGGACACGAGTTATTTAAAACGGTTATACAGAGAAGGAAGAATAGCTGAGAACTTCCTAACGCAGTGAAATAACTTACCACCTTCGAGCTGCACTGGGGAAAAGAAAAGTATCTAGTGCCGTGTCAGCGACGTTACTGCAAAAGAAGCCATTGTATATTTTTATATAATGGGAATCTGGGTGGAACCACGGATATTAAGCATATTCGTCCCTAATTTCAGGGATGAATATGCTTTTTTTATTTTTAAAATTTTATATCACGACAAGCAAAGAAAAGGACACGAGTTATTTAAAACGGTTATACAGAGAGGGAAGAATAGCTGAGAACTTCCTAACGCAGTGAAATAACTTACCACCTTCGAGCTGCACTGGGGAAAAGAAAAGTATCTAGTGCCGTGTCAGCGACGTTATCGCAAAAGAAGCCATTGTATATTGTATATAATGGGAAGCTGGGTGGAACCACGGGTACAAGCACGCTCGTCCCTATATGTATAGGGATGAGTGTGCTTTTTTTATAAAAGAAATGGAGCGATGAAAATGAGTGAACAGATGATCAGTATTATTTTTCCAGATGGAAGCAAAAAAGAATATAGAAAAGGAATTACTTTAGAAGAAATAGCGGCATCCATTCGTTCTAGTTTGAAAAAGAAAGCAGTAGCCGGGAAAGTGAATGATCAACTATTTGATTTACGCCGTAAGCTTGAGAATGATGCAAAAGTTGAAATTATTTCTATCGATTCAGAAGAAGGGGTAAACATAGCAAGGCATACTGCTGCACATATATTAGCACAAGCTGTAAAAAGAATTTATGGCAATGTCAAACTTGGGGTAGGACCTGTGATTGAAAATGGTTTTTATTATGATTTAGATCTTTCAAGTAGTATAACTGTTGAGGATTTTCCGATAATTGAAAAAGAAATGAAGAATATCATACATGAAAATTTAAATATCGAAAGGATTGAAATAAGTAGAGAAGCGGCAGAGAAGTTTTTTAAAGAAGCGGACGACCATTTAAAGTTAGAACTTTTAGAAGCAATACCTGAAGGAGAAGTTATAACAATGTATAAACAAGGAGAATTTGTAGATTTATGCCGCGGTCCACATTTACCATCTACTGGATATTTAAAAGCATTTCAATTAACTCATGTTTCTGGAGCATATTGGCGCGGAGATAGCAATAATCAAGTATTGCAGCGTGTATACGGCGTTGCGTTTTCCTCCCAAAAAGAATTAAAAAAATATTTGCATTTTGTAGAAGAAGCGGCTAAGAGAAATCATCGTAAACTTGGAAATGAACTAGAATTATTTATGTTCTCTGAAGAAGCACCGGGAATGCCATTTTATTTACCGAAAGGGCAAATCATTCGAAATGAGTTAGAAGGATTTTTAAGAGAAATTCAACAAGCATATGATTATCAAGAGGTACGTACTCCTCTTATGATGAATCAAGAGCTATGGGAAAAATCAGGACATTGGGATCATTATAAAGATAATATGTATTTTTCAGAGGTAGACCATAAAAGCTTTGCATTAAAACCAATGAATTGTCCAGGACATATGCTTATATTTAAGCATAAACTTCGGTCATATCGTGATTTACCAATTCGAATGTGTGAGTTTGGCCAAGTTCATCGCCATGAGTTTAGTGGTGCATTAAATGGTTTATTAAGAGTACGTACATTTTGTCAGGATGATGCACATATTTATGTGACAGCTGAACAGATAGAGAGTGAAATACAATCAGTATTAAAACAAATCGATTATGTCTATAGAACATTTGGATTTGAATATGAAATTGAGTTATCAACAAGACCTGAAAATTCAATGGGGGATGATGAACTATGGAATCAAGCAGAAGCTGCTCTTGAAAACGTACTGAAATCTTTACAATATAATTATAGAATTAATGAAGGAGATGGTGCTTTTTATGGACCAAAAATTGATTTTCATATTAAGGATGCTTTAAAAAGAAGTCATCAATGTGGAACAGTTCAATTAGATTTTCAAATGCCTGAGAAATTTGATTTACACTATATCGATGAGAAAAATGAAAAGAGACGACCAGTCGTGATTCACCGTGCTGTATTAGGATCGTTTGATCGTTTCCTAGCAATATTAATTGAACATTTTGGAGGAGCCTTTCCGGCATGGCTAGCTCCTATTCAAGTAAAAGTAATCCCAGTTTCAAATCTAGTACACGATTCATATACAAAAGAGATTGAAGATAAATTCAAACAGGTTGATATACGAGTAGAACGGGATATTCGTAATGAAAAACTAGGATATAAAATCCGGGACGCTCAAATACAGAAAATACCATATGTTCTGGTCATCGGAGATAAGGAAATGGAGAATGCATCTGTAAATGTACGTAAATATGGTGAAGAGAACTCAGAAGTTGTATCACTACATGAGTTTATAGAGAACTTACAGATAGAAATTAAAAATAGAAATGAATAAGTAAAAAGATAGATAAAAACATTTTGTTTTTATCTATCTTTTTACTTTTATCTTTGAGCAATAAAGGAAATAAGCCTTTTTCGTGATGAATTTGAATAAATCATAATGAAATTAATGATGTCCTGTAAAGAATGTGATAAATAAAACGCCGCTGATAGACCAGAAAAGAAAGGAGATAGGAGAAAGATTTTTTACAGCTTTGCCTAGCATTTCGTGTATGGTAACATATCCTAATGAACCGATTGCACTTCCCATAACTAGTCCTTGTAAATGAGCTGCTTTTCCTTCCATTATAATACCGAAGATCGTTCCTGTACCGAGAATCATAGAAAGTAAGAAAATGACAAGTAGAAACGAAATATACGTATGTTTTGTAAACAAAAACGGGATAATTAAGGCTAATCCTTCTGGAATATGATGGATTATAACTGCAAGTAAAAAAGGAATAGCAGACTCGTTATGATTGATAAAGGCAGACCCAAGGGCAAATCCGCTCGGTACATTATGAATAAAAATGGCAAAAGATAAAAATAAAAAAGTTTGCCATGCTTGTTGGTTTTTTGTATGTATAATGGAATGGTGATAATGATGATCGAATAGGCTCATAAGTAAAATGCTAATGACAATTCCAAGTATGGGACTCACCGCTTTGTAATTTGAAAAAGTTTCTGGAATAATTTCAATTGATAATAACCCAAGTAAAATGCCACCGCATAGTGCGTATAAATGATGCATCTTTTCCGCTATAAACTGACGTGTCATCACACCAACAGCACCACCTAGTAATAAACCACCAAATGAAAAAAATGTCACGATTATTGGAATCCATAATCGTTCCATCGTATCACTCCTCATTTTTTCACTTCATTTTAACTTACGATAATCGAAAAGAGATTAGTCCAACTAATTTTAAAGGTTATAGAGAAATATTTATTTCGTATAATTTGTATATTGTTTTCACTCAAAAAGAGATGAGGGATGTATTGTACAAAATAAAATGGAGTTTATTAGATCTATCATTTTCACTTTCAGGAGCTGAGAGAGTAAGAATTCAAAAAGATATGAATATTAGATATTGCATACGGCACAGAAAAGGGGACATTTCCTTTTGTCAAGAAGGATATCGGATGATTGGATCGGAAATGAACTAAGACATGATTGTTATTCTACGGTAGTAGTTTGTCAGAAAAGAGAGAGGAGGGTGTTAGTTCGTTCAACTTACTTTCCGATATCTTTTAAATTATTATATGAAAAATATATAATAATTTAAAAGATATTATAATATTTTATATACCATTTAAAGGATAATTCAATGATTTTATTCGAATAGTCGTTTGTTTATCCCGCTATTTTAGGGCAGTAAGATTGCCTCTCAAGATTCAAAAAGAGAAGCAAGGAAGATAGGTGGGAGTAGGGCTGCCCGTAACAGCCCGATTGGTGAGGGCTCATAATCAGTGGAGGATGAAAAAAAACCACTGATTAAAGTTTCACTTTATGTTAACGATATCACACCTAGTATTTTTTGAACCTTATGAAATCAAATTTAAGAGAAGTATAGAAGGGAGAAATTTGATTGAATCAATATAAGGTATTTTGGCTCTCTAGAACTATTTCTTTTTTTGGAGATTACGTATTTTCTATTACTATGGTTTGGTTTGCATTACAGAGCAATGGAATATGGGGGGTAACGGGGGCAGTTTCTACAGCTGTAGTCTCTAGGATGATTGGATCTATCGTATTTGCACCATTAGTAAATATATTTGGTAGTAGAAAAATTATTATTTGTACAGATTTGTTAAGAGGATTTGTGATGTTAGCTTTCTGGTTATTGGCGATATTAGGAAGCCAAAACGTTATTCTACTTTCTCTCTTAGTGGGATTAAATATGTTTTTTGCAGGAGGTTTTGAAGCTGCACTTCAAAGCTTTATTCCAACTATTAGTGACGAATTACGGAAAGCGAATGCGGATTTAAGTACAGGGAGGAACTTTGTTCAATTAATAGGGTTGTTATCTGGCGGTATTTTAATGGAAATGTACTTTGGATTAGGATTTTTTCTAATTTCGTTTATGATCGTTCAACTGATCAAGAGTTGGAAAAGTTTGTTGATTATATTGCAGAACGCCCAAGGACGACTCCTAGTCCTTGGCGTAATCTCAATTATTTAAGAGGTATTCTCAAAGAAGGAATTTTTCATGCTGAAAGAGCTCTAGATGATTGGATAAACATGCCATGGGATATAGGCATATCTACGATGTTTCAGCAGAATATGGGAGCATTATCTATAGCTAGAAGGTTAAAGAATCAGTTTAATTTACACATTATTTTTTGCGGTGCAAATTATCAAGGAATAATGGGAAAAAAGTTAATAGAGCCATATTCGTATATTGATGTTGTATGTACTGTTGAAAGTGAGGAAGCGTTTCTTTTTTATGTAGAACAGTATATGTTATAGGAGAAAACATAAGTAAATGGAATGATTACGTAGCACAACTTGCATCTTTCCATTCCTGATAAGATACAAATGGATAAGCTCTCTTTGCCTACTTTCGATGATTGGAAATGCTATTTGCTATCTAAATTGTATATGTCATTTTGGGAAATTAATAAAAAAGAACCCTACTTAAATAGGATTCTTCTAAGTGATTTAGTCTAACAAAAAAAATCGGCTTCACGGTAATATTCATCACAAGAGCTGTTTTGGTTATTACAGCAAATACAAAATGTTTTTTCGATATACATACCGATACCGCCCCCTGTATTGGAAGCATTTGTGAGTTGGAGTCGTTGGATATCCTCTACTTGAAATATTCTTGTATCAAGAGCTTGTAGAGTAGCAGTAATTGGTGTTGAAGAACTTCTTGTGAAGATTGATACTGTTATAGGAGGAGTACCACCAGTAACAAAAAACTGAAGTAATGCTTTATTGTGATTGCTAGTAAAGTCTTCAAAAGCCGTTATTGTAGAGTTAGGTGGTATGTTAACATCTAGTAGAATATTTCCGTTTAGGTTAATTCCGGCACCGGATATAATGTGTGTTGCAATAGAACAATTATTGTTTTTTTGCTGGTTTTGTTTTTTATAATACTTTTTACCATCTTTATAAAAATAATCAGCCATGCGTATGTCATTCTCCTTTCTTTGAAATGTTTATATATTCTATTCGCTAAACGGTAGGATGCTTGTACAAAATATAAAAACCCGCTCTAGTAAATAAAAACTACTTGACTAATTGTAAGAAGGGATTTACGATACAACCTAAGTTTTCGTGAGGTAGTCGAAATGATGGAAGAACGCGGGCTATTTATTGCTCATACAACCATTATGCGCTGGATTCATCAATATGGTTCTGAATTAGTTTTCACATCAATGTAGTTCAGGAATATATGAAAAAGTCAAAGCGAAGTTACTATTATTCAACAGAACAAAACGTGAAGAAAGTTCGTGTTATCTAAAAAAGAAGGGCTCCATTTGAAAGAAAGTGGAGCCTTTACAATTTAGAATGATGGGGAGTAGCCCTTATGGTTTCGGGCTACATAGGAATAACATGATGGAAATCTTGAACTACCTAAATAAATTATGCGCGTGTGTCATTATTTTGTATTAGGTAAATATTTTTTACCTAATACAAATATACAATTCATTTTTTGTAGAGTCAATCTTTTTTGTAATGTTTTACCTTTCGCTTAAATAAGAGATATTTATTTGTTTTTTCTTACATATGTAAGATTTACAGAAACATGAGGGTTTTACTTATTATGTAAGTAGTCTATACTAAGATACATAACTTTTAAAATTGGAGCGAGTATTGCGATATGGAGCTGAGAAGAATAGAGGAAATGATTGACCTAAAAAAAGAAGAACTCGTTATGCTTGTTGCGAACTATGGTTTTCAACATGAAAAAGTATTAGAAGTGAGTCAAGAAATTGATAAACTAATAAATTGGATTATGTTTTTGAGATGAAGACATGTATGAAGAAGATGAGATAAAAATTATCGAATATTTTTGATATATTTTTATTTAGCAGAATATTTCATTTATTTTAAGGGGGAGTAGAGGTGATATTACATGCGAATATTTCAGGGGCTGGCGAACCAATTGTATTTCTGCATTCTGGCGGTATGACAGGATTAACAGAGTTTGAAGAACAGACTGAGTTTTTTAAAAAAGAAAGTTATAAAATAATTCGACCGGATTTAAGAGGCCATGGGAAAACAGGGGGTTCCATAAAAAATTACTTTTCTCAATGTCCAGACGATATAAGAGATACTTTAGAATTTTTACAAGTGAACCGTTGTCATATCGCAGGAGTTTCAATTGGCGGGTTAGTTGCACTTTTATTTGCCAAAAAGTATCCGGAGAAAGTAAAATCATTAACTTTTTCTGGGATTTTTCCGATGAAAACAGAAAACTGGGATGAAGATCAAAAGGAAGAAGCAATTAGACATAAAATGTTATTCGAAAATGAAGAGATTGTAAATTATATGAATCAAATCCATGTAAATAGTGATTGGAAAGCATTAATCGAATCATGGAATGAAGAGGATTGGTATCCATTTTCTGAAACGAGGGAAGTTTCAAGTTTACAAGTGCCATCGTTATGTATAGTAGGGGGAGAATCAAAAGCTGAAGTTACCGCCGCTATGACATTTAAAGAATTAAATCCCGCAATTTATATTGCGGTTATTCCTTTTGCAAGTCATCTCGTTCATCGGGATCAGCCTGATGTATATTCAAATATATTGTCTAAATTCTTACAGAGTGTGAAAGCTGCTAGTCGAGAGAACTAATTTTTGGGTATAATAATAAAAGAATTTAATAATTTGTAGTATCGGTTAGGAGCTTAGTTGACATGAAAACAGTTCTTGTTATAGGTGGAGGTATTACAGGCCTCTCCACAATGTTTTACTTAGAAAGAATGAAAAAGGATTACAATCTAGATTTAAATTTAATCCTAGTGGAAAAAGAGAAATATTTAGGCGGGAAAATTCATAGTGTGAAAAAGCATGGTTTTATTATGGAGACAGGGGCAGACTCTATGGTTGCACGAAATGAACATGTTATTCCTCTTATAAAAGAATTGAATTTAGAAGAGGAGATGGTTTATAACGAAACAGGAATTTCTTACATTTATTCAGATAATATGTTACATCCAATTCCCGCTGATACTGTATTTGGAATCCCAACAAGTGTAGAATCATTATTTCACAGTACATTAGTTTCTGCAAAAGGGAAGATCACTGCGCTAAAAGACTTTATTACGAAAAATAAAAGTTTCACAAAAGAGACATCGCTTGCTTTATTTTTGGAAAGCTTTTTAGGAAAAGAGTTAGTGGAAAAGCAAATTGCTCCTGTGCTTTCGGGTGTATATTCTGGCAAATTACATGAACTTACGATGGCATCTACATTGCCATATTTAGTGGACTATAAAAATAAGTACGGCAGTATTATAAAAGGATTTGAAGTAAATAAAAAACAATTTCAGGCGGCTGGAAATAAAAAGTTTGTATCATTTAAAAACGGATTATCTACAATTATTCATCGGTTAGAAGAGACATTAAGTGATACGGAAATACGAAAAGGAATGCTAACAACAAATATAAGTAAAAACGATGATGGATATGAAGTTTCTTTTGTGAATGGAGAAACAGTAAAAGCAGATTGTGTCGTGCTAGCTGTTCCACATGATGTTGCACAAACAATTTTACATTCTCGTGATTTGGACGATGAATTTGATAAATTTAAGAACTCATCGCTTGTAAGTATTTATTTAGGGTTTGATATACCTGATCATCAATTACCGGCAGATGGAACTGGCTTTATTGTTTCGGAAAACGGAAATTTACAATGTGATGCTTGTACTTGGACAAGTAGAAAATGGAAACACACGTCAGAAAAGCAAAATTTACTAGTGAGAATGTTTTATAAAAGTTCAAACGCAAATTACGAAAAAATGAAACATAGTAGTGAAGAAGAACGTCTTCAAATTGCTTTAACGGATATTGAAAAAAGTCTTGGAATTCAGGGGAAACCACAAGTAGTTGAAGTTACAAATTGGGATGGCTTAATGCCAAATTATCATTTAGAGCATAATCAAGCAGTTCAATCTTTAAATGAAAAATTAGTAAAAATTGTTCCGAATATTTATGTAGCTGGAGCTTCTTATTACGGTGTAGGTATTGGAGCTTGTATAGGAAACGGAAAACAAACAGCAAGTCAAATTATAAAAGCATTACATAATTGCTCAAAGTAAGCATAAAGAAACAAACCCTCTCATCGCTAAGAGGGTTTGTTTCTTTATGACGCTGCACATTGTCATGCCTTACAATCTTCTTAAATAAGCGGATGAAGGAAAAGAATAAAAAAATAACAAAACCGGTGGAGATAATCTATTTTCTCCACCGGTTTTTTAGTTATTGGAAGAAACGTGTAGGAAAAGTCCAAGAAGATTATTACTTTACTTTAAATAGAAGATCTATTTGACGAATTTCGTCGTCTGTTAGATGGATATCTAATGTTTTTAAATTATCAAGTATTTGATCGACTCTTTTTGCACCTGGTATTAAAGCGTCAATGGAATCTCTTGTTAAATACCAAGCAAGTACTACATGAGCTATTTCTGTCTGTTTTGCATGAGCAATTTGACGGATTCTCTCTACCTTTTCTAAATTTTCTTTAAACGATTCACCTTGGAAATGAGGCATATCGGCACGTAAATCATGAAACTTCATATCTTTATTGTATTTACCAGCCAATAAACCGGCAGCTAGAGGGAAGTATGGTATAAATGAAATGTTATTTTCTTTCGCATAGGGTAATAAATCAATTTCTGCATCTCGTTTTAATAAATTATACTCTCCTTGATATACATCAACATAACCATTTTGGTTAGCTTCTTTTAATTGATCAATCGAAAAATTTGATACACCAATTGCTCTTATTTTTCCTTCTTCTTTTAAACGCTGTAAGGCACCGACAGCTTCATCTTTTGGTGTATTGTCATCAGGGAAATGAATATAGTATAAATCGATATAATCTGTTTTCAGGCGCTTTAAACTATCTTCTACAGAGCGGGTTAAAAATGCAGGAGAGTTATCAAAAACAATATCATTGCCTACTATTTTATGAGCACCCTTTGTAGCAAGAATAACTTCTGAACGCTTTTTTGTTTCTTGTAGTACTTCACCAATTAACTCCTCAGATCGTTCAGGTCCGTATATGTATGCTGTATCCAAAAAGTTAATTCCATTATGTAGCGCAGTTCGAACTAAATCTTTTCCAACTTCTTCATCTAAATTTGGATACAGATTGTGACCTCCAACAGCGTTTGTTCCAAATCCAATAGGATTGACATATAAATCGGTATTACCAAGTTGGACTTTCTTATTCATTATCATTTCAACTCCTTTTAAGTATCTAATTTAAAGGATACCAGAATAATAATTGAAATGAAAATATTATGATTATTTATAAAAATAAAATCCCCTCCTATCATAAGATAAGAGGGGATGTGTAAATATTATCCTAATTTAGGTAGTAATCGTTCTCCGCTTTTCATATTACTTTTACATAAAGGGCATTTTGGCTCTTCTTCAAATGAAAAGTTTTTTCTCATCCATCCTAAACAATCCTCTGATTCACATTCCCAAACAGGGGTTTGTTCTGGTGG
The window above is part of the Bacillus cytotoxicus NVH 391-98 genome. Proteins encoded here:
- a CDS encoding DUF4937 domain-containing protein — its product is MLLKTIFCQVEKEKMSLFSKAQERWRDLRNVNGFLGQCGGWDQEEACIFTLWENMSTYQTFMDEIHDSIFNNSNQQETYITCDIELYETLFHIKASSITKAIAKGTFIRTAICDVKRGKEEQFLHVQRTIWNEGMRETAGMLGGVVGRSLKNANRYIVLSFWKDEKSHRFYMNEIFPTLYEQANVSLDVEHVQGKKVEYIKEWLISS
- the thrS gene encoding threonine--tRNA ligase, translated to MSEQMISIIFPDGSKKEYRKGITLEEIAASIRSSLKKKAVAGKVNDQLFDLRRKLENDAKVEIISIDSEEGVNIARHTAAHILAQAVKRIYGNVKLGVGPVIENGFYYDLDLSSSITVEDFPIIEKEMKNIIHENLNIERIEISREAAEKFFKEADDHLKLELLEAIPEGEVITMYKQGEFVDLCRGPHLPSTGYLKAFQLTHVSGAYWRGDSNNQVLQRVYGVAFSSQKELKKYLHFVEEAAKRNHRKLGNELELFMFSEEAPGMPFYLPKGQIIRNELEGFLREIQQAYDYQEVRTPLMMNQELWEKSGHWDHYKDNMYFSEVDHKSFALKPMNCPGHMLIFKHKLRSYRDLPIRMCEFGQVHRHEFSGALNGLLRVRTFCQDDAHIYVTAEQIESEIQSVLKQIDYVYRTFGFEYEIELSTRPENSMGDDELWNQAEAALENVLKSLQYNYRINEGDGAFYGPKIDFHIKDALKRSHQCGTVQLDFQMPEKFDLHYIDEKNEKRRPVVIHRAVLGSFDRFLAILIEHFGGAFPAWLAPIQVKVIPVSNLVHDSYTKEIEDKFKQVDIRVERDIRNEKLGYKIRDAQIQKIPYVLVIGDKEMENASVNVRKYGEENSEVVSLHEFIENLQIEIKNRNE
- a CDS encoding ZIP family metal transporter yields the protein MERLWIPIIVTFFSFGGLLLGGAVGVMTRQFIAEKMHHLYALCGGILLGLLSIEIIPETFSNYKAVSPILGIVISILLMSLFDHHYHHSIIHTKNQQAWQTFLFLSFAIFIHNVPSGFALGSAFINHNESAIPFLLAVIIHHIPEGLALIIPFLFTKHTYISFLLVIFLLSMILGTGTIFGIIMEGKAAHLQGLVMGSAIGSLGYVTIHEMLGKAVKNLSPISFLFWSISGVLFITFFTGHH
- a CDS encoding MFS transporter, whose protein sequence is MNQYKVFWLSRTISFFGDYVFSITMVWFALQSNGIWGVTGAVSTAVVSRMIGSIVFAPLVNIFGSRKIIICTDLLRGFVMLAFWLLAILGSQNVILLSLLVGLNMFFAGGFEAALQSFIPTISDELRKANADLSTGRNFVQLIGLLSGGILMEMYFGLGFFLISFMIVQLIKSWKSLLIILQNAQGRLLVLGVISII
- a CDS encoding aspartyl-phosphate phosphatase Spo0E family protein, producing MELRRIEEMIDLKKEELVMLVANYGFQHEKVLEVSQEIDKLINWIMFLR
- a CDS encoding alpha/beta fold hydrolase, with protein sequence MILHANISGAGEPIVFLHSGGMTGLTEFEEQTEFFKKESYKIIRPDLRGHGKTGGSIKNYFSQCPDDIRDTLEFLQVNRCHIAGVSIGGLVALLFAKKYPEKVKSLTFSGIFPMKTENWDEDQKEEAIRHKMLFENEEIVNYMNQIHVNSDWKALIESWNEEDWYPFSETREVSSLQVPSLCIVGGESKAEVTAAMTFKELNPAIYIAVIPFASHLVHRDQPDVYSNILSKFLQSVKAASREN
- a CDS encoding protoporphyrinogen oxidase, translated to MKTVLVIGGGITGLSTMFYLERMKKDYNLDLNLILVEKEKYLGGKIHSVKKHGFIMETGADSMVARNEHVIPLIKELNLEEEMVYNETGISYIYSDNMLHPIPADTVFGIPTSVESLFHSTLVSAKGKITALKDFITKNKSFTKETSLALFLESFLGKELVEKQIAPVLSGVYSGKLHELTMASTLPYLVDYKNKYGSIIKGFEVNKKQFQAAGNKKFVSFKNGLSTIIHRLEETLSDTEIRKGMLTTNISKNDDGYEVSFVNGETVKADCVVLAVPHDVAQTILHSRDLDDEFDKFKNSSLVSIYLGFDIPDHQLPADGTGFIVSENGNLQCDACTWTSRKWKHTSEKQNLLVRMFYKSSNANYEKMKHSSEEERLQIALTDIEKSLGIQGKPQVVEVTNWDGLMPNYHLEHNQAVQSLNEKLVKIVPNIYVAGASYYGVGIGACIGNGKQTASQIIKALHNCSK
- a CDS encoding aldo/keto reductase gives rise to the protein MNKKVQLGNTDLYVNPIGFGTNAVGGHNLYPNLDEEVGKDLVRTALHNGINFLDTAYIYGPERSEELIGEVLQETKKRSEVILATKGAHKIVGNDIVFDNSPAFLTRSVEDSLKRLKTDYIDLYYIHFPDDNTPKDEAVGALQRLKEEGKIRAIGVSNFSIDQLKEANQNGYVDVYQGEYNLLKRDAEIDLLPYAKENNISFIPYFPLAAGLLAGKYNKDMKFHDLRADMPHFQGESFKENLEKVERIRQIAHAKQTEIAHVVLAWYLTRDSIDALIPGAKRVDQILDNLKTLDIHLTDDEIRQIDLLFKVK
- a CDS encoding cold-shock protein, with the protein product MYRNRKNDVAEVPPEQTPVWECESEDCLGWMRKNFSFEEEPKCPLCKSNMKSGERLLPKLG